DNA from Gracilinanus agilis isolate LMUSP501 chromosome 3, AgileGrace, whole genome shotgun sequence:
aaggtttaaaatagaaTGAGTAATACTCAGTaggtaagtgtataatttatgTTATGCTATAGCATTTAGgattgatatttaaaaataattattaatacttttataGTATTATAATAACTATTTATATATGACTAGATATATTTATGGGATTATAATAGCTAATTGATACATAAATGGTAAAGTGTTTCAAAGAGTTTTAAGGGTTGATCAATACCCACTTCAAGGGGGATATACCCACCTGAGAGTGGACATTATATATTATaggtatataatgtgtatataaggttcttatatatttttttgtgtgCATAGTACCTATAAGGTGAAACCGGATTAATATCTTTACATTCTTATTTCTGTAGAGTATAATaagaatagatttttattttggtatagtAAGAATTGTGTGATTCTGTAACTCTGTAATTTGCAATTGTATATAATTTGAGACTTGCGTGATgcaagatttgttttgctttctttatttctctctgtttctaatACAGATTATAAGATAGTTTCGTTTGAAAGATCAATTGGGGAGATTGCTCCCCCAACTGATTGTGGGGGGGGGGATATGTTAAAAGGAGTTGTCTtagtctcttcctctgtctctttaagaggcagaggaACAGAAATATTGCTCAGTAAGAGTCTCTTAACTGACAGCCTCTGTGAAAGGTTCTGTTACCTAGGAGACAAAAGAGATATTTACTAATGGTTTTAGTTAGAAAGGGGAACgtttctctgggggggggggaggaggttcCTGGGGAGAGGAGCAGCAGTTTCTAGCTCTCTCTTTAAGACTGGCAGTTttcggctgaacaaattgtggtatatgcgggtgatggaatactattgtgctaaaaggaataataaactggaggaattccatgcaaattggagagacctccaggaagtgatgcagagtgaaaggagcagagccagaagaacactgtacacagagactgatatactgtggtaaaatcgaatgcaatggacttctgtaccagcagcaatgcaatgacacaagacagctatgagggatttatggtaaagatgctacccacattcagaggaagaaccgcaggagaggaaacatagaagataatcaattgcttgaatgcatgagttgaggtggacatgattggggatgtagactcgaaacgaccacacaaatgcaactaacaacaatggggaaataggccctgaacaaggacacaaattacaaccagtggaaatgtgcgtcggccatgggtggggggaatgtggggggtgaaggggaaagtaggggtatgaagcatgtaaacaggttaaaaatgaatattaataaatgttaaaaatggaaaaaaagactgGCAGTTTTCTAACTGACAGCTGAGGATAGAGAAAACGTATTTAAGGTCTTAACagtcttattgattattgatcagCTTAGGTAGGTAGTGAGATAGTGGGTAAATACATAGATTGTCAGAGTAAGCCAGTCTTGGCTTGGCAGAAGATTCTGCCTTTGagggcagatagatttagggtttctaagaaaattttagttaggattgggatcttaggtatatttatatgatattaggagattactctcattttccaactttctatttcctatctgaactttcctaaaaataaactgttttgtgtttaccaaactgctttcctgacctttgttcaaactcctatGAAAAATGTTAACTCTTTACAGCCTACAATCATGTGTTTATAAGCCTTCCTTCCAGTGTGAAGATTCGGATGTCTAGGAACTTCCCACTTCCAGCAAAAGGCATGTCCCTGGAAGCACATTCCTAAGGAATCCTCTGATGATGTCTGTAAAAGATAATCTCTGACTGAAGGACTTCCCACACTGAGTCCATAGTCAGCTTGTCCTCAGAATTACTAATAAAGCTTTGTACTCCATTTCAATGCTTTTTCTCACTCATTACTTTGATAAGATTTTTATCTAGTATGAATTCCCTCATGGGAAATAAGGGATGACTGTTTTTTGGAGATATTACCACATTGTTTACATTaataaagtttctctccagtgtggattctctgctGAACAACAAGAGATGAGCAATCCCTAAAAGGTTTACCATAGTCATgtcattcatagggtttctctcaAGTGTGGATGCTCTGATGCTTAGCAAGATTACTGCTTTGTGTGAAACTCTtaccacactgtttacattcataaggtttctctccactgtggattctcttATGTTTAAGGAGATCAGAATTGcatctgaaagtctttccacattgattacatacaaaaggtttctctcctgtgtggatTTTCTTATGTTCAGCAAGACTGAAGTAATgcctgaaagtctttccacattgattacattcataaggtttctctccagtgtgagttCTCTGATGAACAACAAGATTTCCCTTCagtctgaaagtctttccacattgattacactcataaggtttctctccagtgtggattctcttatGTTGAGCAAGGTCAGAATTGcgtctgaaagtctttccacatttatTACATGCAAAAGGTTTCACTCCAGTGTGGATTCTGTTATGTTGAACAAGTATGGATGActttctgaaagcctttccacattgattacattcataagatttttctccagtgtggattctctgatgatcaGCAAGAGTGCTACTCTGTCTGAAACTCTGTCCACACTGATTACACTTATAAGGTTTTTCtcctgtgtggattctctgatgtgcagtaaGACTAGAGTTTATCCTAAAACTCCTTCCACATTGAtgacattcataaggcttctctccagtgtgcaTTCTCCGATGTGCAGCAAGATTGCCCCTCtgtctgaaagtctttccacattgtttacattcataaggtctctctccagtgtggattctctgatgtgaagCAAGGCCAGGCTTACATTTGAAACGTTTTCCACACTGACTACAACTATAAGGTTTCTCactagtgtggattctctgatgtgaagCAAGGCCAGGCTTACATTTGAAACTCTTTCCACACTGACTACAATTATAAGGTTTCTCactagtgtggattctctgatggttAAGGAGAACAGAACCGattctgaaagtctttccacattgattacaagcataaggtttctctccagtgtggattctgtTATGTTGAACAAGTATGGATGActttctgaaagcctttccacattgattacattcataaggtttttctccagtgtggattctctgatgtgcagtaaGATAGGAGTTCAGCCTAAAACTCCTTCCACATTGAtgacattcataaggcttctctccagtgtgcaTTCTCCAATGTGCAGCAAGATTGCTCGTCtgtctgaaagtctttccacattgtttacattcataaggtttctctccagagtggattcttAGATGTACAACAAGATGGGATTTctttgtgaaagtctttccacattgtttacatccATGAGGTTGCTCTATAGTATGACTTCTTTCACATACATTAAGGGATGAGTTTTCACAGAAAGTTTTAATACATTCAGGATATTCATTAGATGTCTCTCTAGTATGAATATTCTGATGGGAAATAAGTAATGACTGTCTCCTGAAGGCTTGCCCACATTGCATACATTTATGCCTCTTTGTGCTGGTATGAAATTTTTGATGGTGATGAAGCAATAACTGTTTCTTAAAGGTTTTACTACAGTCATTACATTCAAaatgtttctttccattttgaattttatgATGGTGAGTGAGTTCTGAATTATAACTGAAGGCCTCCTCAATGGAATTATGTCTATAAAGCATTTCTCGAGCATGACTTTTCTGATGTCTAATTAGTTCTGATTTTAAGTTGAAAGTCATCTCACAGTTACTACACTCATAGGTTTGT
Protein-coding regions in this window:
- the LOC123239424 gene encoding zinc finger protein 665-like; protein product: MDAGGRKLKKLLSGIHSGEKPYECKQCGKTFRQTSNLAAHWRMHTGEKPYECHQCGRSFRLNSYLTAHQRIHTGEKPYECNQCGKAFRKSSILVQHNRIHTGEKPYACNQCGKTFRIGSVLLNHQRIHTSEKPYNCSQCGKSFKCKPGLASHQRIHTSEKPYSCSQCGKRFKCKPGLASHQRIHTGERPYECKQCGKTFRQRGNLAAHRRMHTGEKPYECHQCGRSFRINSSLTAHQRIHTGEKPYKCNQCGQSFRQSSTLADHQRIHTGEKSYECNQCGKAFRKSSILVQHNRIHTGVKPFACNKCGKTFRRNSDLAQHKRIHTGEKPYECNQCGKTFRLKGNLVVHQRTHTGEKPYECNQCGKTFRHYFSLAEHKKIHTGEKPFVTEPFTEAVS